AGGTGCAGCTGCCCACCGCCAGCCAGCAGCCCAACAACGAGCCGCCGCGTTCGCTCAGCGTGCTGATCAACGCCGAAGGCCGTTATTTCATCAATGACCAGGAAGTGCTGCGCAGCGACGTCGAGTCGGTCAAGCAGACCATCGCGTCTGTCGCCGGCAGTGACCGCAGCCAGCCCGTGCTGCTGCGTGCCGACGCACGCACCCCCTACCAGGCCGTGGTGACTGCGCAGGACGCGCTCGGTCAGCTCGGTTTCCGTCGTATCGCCATTGCAACTG
The sequence above is a segment of the Stenotrophomonas maltophilia genome. Coding sequences within it:
- a CDS encoding ExbD/TolR family protein; the protein is MRIGNDRSQDEPHIDLVPLIDVILVLIIFFVVTTTFDARSTLQVQLPTASQQPNNEPPRSLSVLINAEGRYFINDQEVLRSDVESVKQTIASVAGSDRSQPVLLRADARTPYQAVVTAQDALGQLGFRRIAIATAPEVRP